The Synechocystis sp. PCC 7509 genome includes a window with the following:
- the lexA gene encoding transcriptional repressor LexA → MEPLTEAQQQLYNWLVDYVRTYQHSPSIRQMMQAMQLKSPAPVQSRLEHLRAKGYIEWTEGRARTIRISQNIKPGIPVLGAIAAGGLIEPFTDTVEQIDFMHQFVPPQTFALRVTGDSMIDEHITEGDLVLMRPVLEPDQLKNGTIVAAMVDGHTTLKHFYRQGSRVTLKPANAKYKPIEVEAIQVEVQGALIGVWRGYN, encoded by the coding sequence ATGGAACCTTTAACTGAAGCTCAACAACAATTGTATAACTGGTTGGTGGACTATGTCCGCACTTACCAGCACTCACCATCAATTAGACAAATGATGCAGGCGATGCAATTAAAGTCGCCTGCACCCGTACAAAGTCGTTTAGAACATTTACGCGCTAAAGGATATATAGAATGGACAGAAGGTAGAGCGAGAACAATTCGGATTAGCCAAAATATTAAACCTGGAATTCCGGTTTTAGGTGCGATCGCCGCCGGTGGTTTAATTGAACCCTTTACTGATACCGTAGAGCAAATAGACTTCATGCACCAGTTTGTACCACCGCAAACTTTCGCGCTGCGCGTTACAGGCGATAGCATGATTGACGAACATATTACTGAAGGTGATTTAGTATTAATGCGTCCGGTATTAGAGCCAGATCAGCTAAAAAACGGTACTATTGTCGCGGCGATGGTAGATGGACATACGACATTAAAACACTTCTATCGGCAGGGAAGTCGCGTCACCCTAAAACCCGCTAATGCCAAATACAAACCTATAGAGGTAGAGGCAATCCAAGTAGAAGTACAAGGCGCACTAATTGGAGTTTGGCGCGGTTATAACTAA
- a CDS encoding DNA phosphorothioation system restriction enzyme, translating into MYLTPNPTQRLPNLLQRLVTENRGNYRVTPQPGCPRIPSTIQLRQYQKQAVANWFDNSGRGTLKMATGSGKTITALAIACELYHKIGLQVLLVVCPYRHLVSQWARESEKFGLSPILAFESVHNWQSQLSTQLYNVRAGNQAFVTVITTNSTLMGDGLQSQLKYFPEKTLIVGDEAHNLGAPKLEQSLPRNIGLRLALSATPERYFDEIGTEFIFDYFGKVLQPELTLADAISQGALVHYQYYPILVNLTEPEAYAYARLTTRIGWILASKENIKNNEALTALLMQRARLIGCASNKLVALKQLMCDRLHTHHTLFYCGDGTIEGAVSNENTRQIAAVVKLLGAELNYRVNTYTAETPLAQREELRRQFENKNLQGLVAIRCLDEGVDIPAIKTAVILASSSNPRQFIQRRGRILRPYPGKQRATLFDMIVIPPQLDRQTWEVERNLLRKELKRFIEFADLADNAGEARSTLLTLQKEYGLLDL; encoded by the coding sequence ATGTACCTAACGCCGAATCCAACCCAGCGACTGCCCAATTTACTCCAGCGATTAGTTACGGAAAATCGTGGTAATTACCGGGTTACACCCCAACCAGGATGCCCGCGAATACCGTCAACAATTCAATTGCGACAGTATCAAAAGCAAGCTGTTGCTAACTGGTTTGATAATTCTGGTCGGGGAACGCTGAAAATGGCAACGGGTAGCGGTAAGACTATTACGGCTTTAGCGATCGCCTGCGAACTATATCATAAGATTGGCTTGCAGGTATTGCTAGTAGTATGCCCTTACCGCCATCTAGTCAGCCAGTGGGCGCGTGAAAGTGAAAAATTTGGACTCTCCCCCATTTTAGCTTTTGAAAGCGTCCATAACTGGCAAAGTCAGCTATCCACCCAACTGTACAATGTCCGGGCGGGAAACCAAGCTTTTGTTACTGTCATCACCACAAATTCAACTTTAATGGGCGATGGTTTGCAGTCGCAGCTAAAATACTTCCCGGAAAAAACTTTAATAGTTGGCGATGAAGCGCACAATTTAGGCGCACCAAAACTCGAACAAAGTTTACCTCGTAATATTGGCTTGCGTCTGGCTTTATCTGCTACTCCAGAGCGCTATTTTGACGAAATTGGCACAGAATTTATTTTTGACTACTTTGGCAAGGTATTACAACCGGAGCTTACTTTAGCTGATGCGATTTCTCAAGGGGCTTTAGTTCACTACCAATACTATCCAATTCTCGTAAACTTGACAGAACCGGAAGCTTATGCTTATGCGCGATTAACTACGAGAATTGGTTGGATATTAGCCTCGAAAGAAAATATCAAAAACAACGAGGCTTTAACAGCATTATTGATGCAGAGAGCTAGATTAATTGGTTGCGCGTCTAACAAGTTAGTAGCATTAAAACAGTTGATGTGCGATCGCCTCCATACACATCACACTTTATTTTACTGCGGAGATGGGACAATTGAAGGTGCTGTTAGTAACGAAAATACCCGCCAAATTGCCGCCGTTGTCAAGCTTTTGGGTGCAGAATTAAATTATCGAGTCAATACGTATACCGCCGAAACACCGTTAGCGCAGCGCGAAGAATTGCGCCGACAGTTTGAAAACAAAAACTTGCAAGGATTAGTAGCAATTCGCTGTTTAGATGAAGGGGTAGACATTCCCGCCATCAAAACCGCCGTAATATTAGCTAGTAGCAGCAATCCGCGCCAATTTATTCAAAGGCGAGGAAGAATTTTGCGCCCCTATCCTGGCAAACAACGCGCTACTCTATTTGACATGATAGTTATACCACCGCAATTAGATCGGCAAACTTGGGAGGTAGAACGCAATTTATTGAGAAAAGAATTAAAAAGATTTATAGAGTTTGCCGATTTAGCCGACAATGCAGGCGAAGCAAGAAGCACTTTACTAACGTTACAAAAAGAGTACGGATTGCTAGACTTGTAA
- a CDS encoding AAA family ATPase, translating to MRLMSIQLNNFRQFYGMTPEIILAGGERNTTIIHGNNGAGKTTLLNAFTWVLYEKFTAAFAVEDQLVNKRAVSEVQIGESVECWVNLVFEHDGKRYRFRRSCYGYRTNDKIEHTKSKLAPYIAADDGRWVVSHQLAEDIIGRILPETLYQYFFFDGERIERIVRDEKKGEIAEATKELLGIKVLNRAVEHLKAARRTLEDELKIIGDSETKKLLKEQESLETKINELLARQKEISTESQYQEEIKKQIGERLLELSGAGELQRRRDQLEQQIKLLKEQLKQAKDVLKRVISTRGYTVLLSDVTAEFRNIIDGLRARGELPTGIKRQFVGDLLAQQRCICGAELINGTHAHHLVESWLDKAGSSDVEEIAIRMGAQVDEIDKQVPEFWQEVDRQQDNIKQYRTDISALENELDTIREKLINYPNEDIQQLQKRLDITETKIRELILEQGANQQKVNDLTIEVGELVKQVSKQKMNEQKQALAQRRITAAQDATERLIEVRKRLEQQFRLLLEQKVQQIFAQISFTPYIPKLSEKYELTLIENTTWKDATVAASTGENQILSLSFIGAIIDRVREWSENKLLMVSDSSTFPIVMDSPFGTLDEMYRRQIAKTIPNLANQLVVLVTKTQWRGEVAEEMANYIGREYILTYNSPKLDCEEDSMQINSDRYSLVKQSPNEFEYTEITEVQRHD from the coding sequence ATGAGATTGATGTCAATTCAATTAAATAATTTTCGTCAATTTTATGGCATGACACCAGAAATAATCTTAGCAGGTGGAGAGCGCAACACAACGATTATTCATGGTAACAACGGCGCAGGGAAAACAACCTTACTCAATGCTTTTACTTGGGTATTGTATGAAAAATTTACCGCCGCCTTTGCAGTAGAAGATCAATTAGTAAATAAACGTGCAGTTAGCGAAGTACAAATAGGTGAATCTGTAGAATGTTGGGTAAATCTTGTCTTTGAACATGATGGTAAACGTTATCGTTTTAGACGCTCTTGTTATGGTTATAGAACTAACGATAAAATCGAGCATACCAAAAGCAAACTAGCTCCTTACATAGCCGCCGATGATGGAAGATGGGTAGTATCTCACCAACTAGCTGAAGATATAATTGGGCGAATTTTACCTGAGACACTATATCAATATTTCTTTTTCGATGGCGAAAGAATCGAACGAATTGTTAGAGATGAAAAAAAGGGCGAAATTGCTGAAGCTACCAAAGAATTATTAGGAATAAAAGTATTAAATCGGGCAGTAGAACATCTAAAGGCGGCGAGAAGAACTTTAGAAGATGAACTAAAAATAATTGGCGATTCCGAAACCAAAAAACTATTAAAAGAGCAGGAAAGTCTAGAAACCAAAATTAACGAACTTTTAGCACGACAAAAGGAAATATCTACAGAATCCCAATATCAAGAAGAAATTAAAAAACAGATAGGCGAGCGCTTATTAGAATTGAGTGGCGCGGGAGAATTACAAAGACGACGCGACCAACTAGAACAACAAATTAAGCTACTTAAAGAACAATTAAAACAAGCAAAAGATGTTTTAAAAAGAGTTATTTCTACCCGCGGCTATACAGTTTTACTATCTGATGTTACTGCTGAATTTAGAAACATTATTGATGGTTTGAGAGCAAGAGGAGAATTGCCTACAGGAATTAAGCGCCAGTTTGTCGGAGATTTGTTAGCACAACAACGTTGTATTTGTGGCGCAGAGTTAATAAATGGTACTCACGCCCATCATTTAGTAGAATCTTGGTTAGATAAAGCAGGTTCTTCAGATGTAGAAGAAATAGCGATTCGTATGGGAGCGCAAGTAGATGAAATTGATAAACAAGTCCCGGAATTTTGGCAAGAAGTAGATCGTCAGCAAGATAATATTAAGCAGTATAGAACAGATATATCAGCGCTAGAAAATGAGTTGGATACTATTAGAGAAAAACTAATAAATTATCCAAATGAGGATATCCAACAGTTACAAAAACGCTTAGATATTACAGAAACAAAAATCAGGGAATTAATTTTAGAACAAGGAGCAAATCAGCAAAAAGTAAACGATTTAACTATCGAAGTAGGAGAATTAGTTAAACAAGTTTCTAAACAGAAAATGAACGAACAAAAGCAAGCTTTAGCGCAACGGAGAATTACAGCAGCGCAAGATGCTACCGAGCGTTTAATTGAAGTTAGAAAAAGATTAGAGCAACAATTTCGTTTGTTATTAGAGCAGAAAGTACAACAAATATTTGCTCAAATATCCTTTACTCCTTACATTCCTAAACTTAGCGAAAAATACGAATTAACATTAATAGAAAATACCACTTGGAAAGATGCAACCGTTGCAGCTTCTACAGGGGAAAATCAAATACTTAGTTTATCTTTTATTGGCGCAATTATCGACCGAGTGCGAGAATGGAGCGAAAATAAATTACTAATGGTTTCTGATAGTAGTACCTTTCCGATAGTAATGGATTCTCCTTTTGGTACTTTAGACGAAATGTATAGACGGCAAATTGCGAAGACAATTCCTAACTTAGCAAATCAATTAGTTGTCTTAGTGACTAAAACTCAATGGCGCGGCGAAGTTGCCGAGGAAATGGCAAATTATATCGGGAGAGAATACATACTTACCTACAATTCGCCTAAGTTAGATTGTGAAGAAGATTCAATGCAAATAAATAGCGATCGCTATTCTTTAGTTAAGCAAAGTCCTAACGAGTTTGAATATACTGAAATAACCGAGGTACAACGCCATGATTAG
- a CDS encoding Uma2 family endonuclease, producing MISTAPTQVLTNIWIIGSWEEFVNLANNQEYEGGKFYYDQKYLKIEMPPIGSSHSQDNHIISNIISLYATVKNIRIKGLTNCSFRQPNVREFQPDLAFYIGDEFNFPPRNNSPVNLSEFNPPNLVIEFGATSLNDDLGRKRLLYDRAGIQEYWVVDVNSNDIIAFSISEGRSGTITESLVLPKLAISLVETALKRSQTKDDGAINRWLLQIFS from the coding sequence ATGATTAGTACAGCACCTACACAAGTATTAACAAACATCTGGATAATAGGAAGCTGGGAAGAATTTGTAAACTTAGCCAATAATCAAGAGTATGAAGGTGGTAAATTTTATTATGACCAAAAATACTTAAAAATCGAAATGCCTCCAATTGGTTCTAGCCATAGTCAGGATAATCATATAATTTCTAATATCATTAGCTTGTACGCAACTGTAAAAAATATTAGAATTAAAGGCTTAACTAATTGTAGTTTTCGTCAACCAAATGTTAGAGAATTTCAACCAGACTTAGCTTTTTATATTGGTGATGAGTTTAATTTTCCACCTCGTAACAATTCTCCTGTCAATCTATCAGAGTTTAATCCACCTAACTTAGTAATAGAGTTTGGTGCAACATCGCTAAATGACGATTTAGGGCGAAAACGGTTATTATATGATCGCGCAGGAATACAAGAGTATTGGGTAGTAGACGTTAATAGCAATGATATTATCGCCTTTTCTATATCCGAAGGACGTAGCGGTACAATTACAGAATCGTTAGTATTACCAAAACTTGCAATTTCTCTTGTAGAAACCGCTCTAAAACGCAGCCAAACCAAAGATGATGGCGCAATTAATCGCTGGCTATTGCAAATTTTTAGTTAG
- a CDS encoding Uma2 family endonuclease, protein MVIAPNLQLDTDVWVKYSWEEFLAIADKISHLKAKLYYHQQYMRIEMSPVGPLHARQNSIISKVISLYATVKNIRIVELVNASFRQLNKSEFQPDLAYYIGTEFELPPRTNIPINLKEFSPPRLVVEIGASSVNDDLGAKRLLYENAGTEEYWVIDVNKDDVIAFSISEGRSGEIQESLVLPKLAISLVETALKRSQTEDDGAITRWLLQTFS, encoded by the coding sequence ATGGTTATAGCTCCTAATTTACAATTAGATACAGATGTTTGGGTAAAATATAGCTGGGAAGAATTTTTAGCAATCGCTGACAAAATAAGTCACTTAAAGGCTAAACTTTACTATCACCAACAGTACATGAGGATTGAAATGTCACCAGTTGGGCCGCTTCATGCTAGACAAAATTCTATAATTTCTAAAGTTATTAGTCTTTATGCAACTGTCAAAAATATTCGCATTGTTGAGTTAGTTAATGCTAGTTTTCGCCAGCTAAATAAGAGTGAATTTCAACCAGACTTAGCTTATTACATTGGTACAGAGTTTGAGTTGCCACCTCGGACAAATATACCAATTAATTTGAAGGAATTTAGTCCACCTAGATTAGTAGTAGAAATTGGTGCATCATCTGTAAATGATGATTTGGGAGCAAAAAGGCTACTTTACGAAAATGCAGGTACAGAAGAATACTGGGTAATTGATGTAAATAAGGATGATGTTATTGCCTTTTCTATATCAGAAGGAAGAAGCGGAGAAATTCAAGAATCGTTAGTATTACCAAAACTTGCAATTTCTCTTGTAGAAACCGCCTTAAAACGCAGCCAAACCGAAGATGATGGCGCAATCACTCGCTGGCTATTGCAAACCTTTAGCTAA
- a CDS encoding sulfite exporter TauE/SafE family protein, giving the protein MTTTDIFVLAVGGLVSGIMAGLLGIGGGVLLVPLLVSLGNKPIEATATSSLAIVITSVSGSIQNWRMGYFNLKKVLYLGIPALITAQLGVLIAINIPSYVLLALFGVLLLINIYLVQLRKQLLIQENPDKKPFNPTICSIATGGAGGLLAGLFGVGGGVIMVPLQMLLLGEHIKVAIQTSLGVIISTAVSSSVTQAYAGNVLFIQGIILGCGGLLGAQISTRVLPKLPDNVVSIVFRSFLGILSIYIFYRAWLNYQGLAS; this is encoded by the coding sequence ATGACTACAACAGATATCTTCGTTTTAGCTGTTGGTGGGCTAGTTTCAGGAATTATGGCAGGTTTATTAGGTATTGGCGGCGGTGTGTTGTTAGTACCGCTTTTAGTCTCTTTAGGTAATAAGCCGATTGAAGCTACAGCTACCAGTAGTTTAGCAATTGTGATTACTTCGGTTTCTGGCAGTATTCAAAATTGGCGAATGGGTTACTTCAACTTAAAAAAAGTCTTGTATTTAGGAATTCCAGCTTTAATAACTGCTCAATTAGGCGTTCTTATAGCAATTAATATTCCATCCTACGTATTACTAGCTTTGTTTGGAGTTTTACTACTTATTAACATTTATTTAGTGCAATTGCGGAAACAATTACTTATTCAAGAAAACCCAGATAAAAAGCCATTTAATCCAACTATTTGTAGCATAGCAACGGGAGGCGCAGGAGGTCTTTTAGCCGGATTATTTGGTGTTGGTGGAGGGGTAATTATGGTTCCTTTGCAAATGTTGCTTTTAGGGGAACATATCAAAGTCGCAATTCAAACTAGCTTAGGAGTAATTATCAGTACGGCGGTATCGTCTTCTGTAACCCAAGCTTATGCAGGAAATGTATTGTTTATTCAAGGGATAATTTTAGGTTGTGGCGGGTTATTGGGGGCGCAAATTAGTACGCGAGTTTTACCAAAGTTGCCCGATAATGTCGTTAGTATCGTATTTCGCAGCTTTTTGGGAATATTATCAATTTATATTTTTTATCGAGCTTGGTTGAACTATCAAGGGTTAGCCAGCTAA
- a CDS encoding acyl-CoA desaturase, with product MTASVITEGKPPLALSWISIGFFAAFHVLAVLAVGCFSWSALGVTLFLHWLFGSIGICLGYHRLLSHRSFQVPKLLEYAIAIIGALAIQGGPIFWVAGHRLHHAHTEDEEKDPYSSRRGFWWSHIVWLFYPRPEFFDYKQYSKFAPDLARDPFYRWLNRYHLFLQIPLAGLLYVCGGMPFVVYGIFLRSVLLWHSTWLINSATHIFGYRNFPDSKDDSRNLWWAAILTYGEGWHNNHHAYPKVAKAGLRWWEIDVTWWAIKTLQILGLAKKVTMPPTR from the coding sequence ATGACTGCATCAGTAATAACTGAGGGTAAGCCACCGCTTGCTCTTAGCTGGATTAGTATCGGTTTTTTTGCAGCTTTTCACGTTTTAGCAGTGTTGGCGGTGGGGTGTTTCTCTTGGTCAGCCTTGGGAGTAACATTATTTTTACATTGGCTGTTTGGTAGTATTGGGATTTGTTTGGGTTATCACCGATTACTAAGCCATCGTAGCTTTCAAGTACCAAAATTATTAGAATATGCGATCGCAATTATCGGCGCATTGGCAATTCAAGGGGGTCCAATTTTTTGGGTAGCCGGACACCGCTTGCATCACGCCCATACCGAAGACGAAGAAAAAGATCCCTATTCTTCAAGGCGTGGTTTTTGGTGGAGTCATATAGTTTGGCTTTTCTACCCGCGTCCAGAGTTTTTTGACTATAAACAGTACAGCAAATTTGCTCCAGACTTAGCCCGCGATCCATTCTACCGTTGGTTGAATCGCTACCATTTATTCTTGCAAATTCCTTTAGCTGGATTATTATACGTTTGTGGTGGAATGCCTTTCGTTGTTTACGGCATTTTCTTAAGGTCTGTATTACTGTGGCATAGCACCTGGTTAATTAATTCCGCAACGCACATTTTCGGCTACCGTAATTTCCCTGACTCTAAAGACGATTCCCGCAACCTATGGTGGGCGGCGATTCTAACTTATGGCGAAGGCTGGCACAATAATCACCATGCTTACCCCAAAGTAGCTAAAGCTGGGTTGCGTTGGTGGGAAATCGATGTAACTTGGTGGGCGATTAAAACTTTACAGATACTGGGGTTAGCTAAAAAGGTGACAATGCCACCAACTAGATAA
- a CDS encoding TetR family transcriptional regulator produces the protein MSIQNSTRQKLIDAALKLFTSLGVTETTTKAVAELAQVNEVTLFRHFGNKQGLMLAVMEESAAFKQPGELLQIPAQEVDSLGEAVAQYAIAFLESVTQAPELLLSLIGEARHYPPQNRQALSKGINEANSSLAKYLAPAIAKSPDCGLAPEKLASMLLAALLGYFVIENTCIEQQLWSDRTEFIDNLVLLLKAETTATAINDLQPSIVHEILHRAKKARLRDYALMYVLFGAGLSQQEIASLEKSQQINDSDRHLLQINSRQVPVNQWIMGKRYGSYSRNPLTGWLRSRTDEHPALFLNDAGLPMTATDIDLRWLELTEGLLTPEGRSPIIEQAAQTWRVEMLSKGITLENLSMITGLHLKLLQPYARKVKEKLALEQAISLDRKS, from the coding sequence ATGTCTATTCAAAATTCCACCAGACAGAAATTAATAGACGCAGCCTTGAAGTTGTTTACTTCCCTTGGAGTTACAGAGACTACAACCAAAGCCGTAGCAGAATTAGCGCAAGTAAACGAGGTAACCTTATTCAGGCATTTTGGCAATAAGCAGGGATTGATGTTAGCGGTAATGGAAGAATCCGCAGCCTTTAAGCAACCAGGGGAATTGTTACAAATCCCTGCTCAAGAAGTAGATAGTTTAGGAGAAGCTGTAGCGCAATATGCGATCGCGTTTCTTGAATCTGTAACCCAAGCACCGGAATTATTACTATCTTTAATTGGTGAAGCTAGGCATTATCCCCCCCAAAATCGCCAAGCCCTAAGCAAAGGAATAAACGAAGCAAATAGCTCTCTTGCAAAGTATCTCGCCCCCGCAATAGCAAAATCCCCCGATTGCGGATTAGCCCCAGAAAAATTAGCAAGTATGCTCCTTGCAGCGTTATTGGGTTACTTCGTGATTGAAAATACTTGCATCGAACAGCAGTTGTGGAGCGATCGCACTGAATTTATCGACAACTTGGTATTATTGCTAAAAGCTGAAACTACAGCCACCGCCATCAACGATTTACAACCGTCTATAGTCCACGAGATTTTACATAGAGCTAAAAAAGCGCGCTTGCGTGACTACGCCTTGATGTACGTTTTATTTGGTGCTGGTTTGTCGCAACAAGAAATAGCTAGTTTAGAAAAATCCCAGCAAATTAATGATAGCGATCGCCACTTATTACAAATAAACTCAAGACAAGTCCCCGTCAATCAATGGATTATGGGTAAACGCTACGGATCTTATAGTCGAAATCCTTTAACCGGGTGGCTTAGAAGCCGCACTGATGAGCATCCGGCGTTGTTTCTCAATGATGCAGGGTTGCCAATGACTGCTACAGATATAGATTTACGTTGGCTGGAATTAACTGAGGGCTTGTTGACACCAGAAGGGCGATCGCCAATCATTGAGCAAGCAGCACAGACATGGCGAGTAGAAATGTTGAGCAAAGGCATAACGCTCGAAAATTTGAGTATGATTACAGGTTTGCATTTAAAGCTTCTTCAGCCTTATGCTCGTAAAGTTAAAGAAAAATTAGCCTTAGAACAAGCCATTAGTCTCGATCGCAAGTCTTAA
- the hpsJ-B gene encoding hormogonium polysaccharide biosynthesis protein HpsJ, with amino-acid sequence MKAINNSPSPFIAQTLKLVGIVLILSFLLDFVILGFPAGERDTLWQIGFITATIDRGITPVIGLAFLLVGYWFERRSDTLTQPPLWLSLKFWALLLSSLLGLLFLVMIPLHINNVNTESVRAVERINQNSLQQEAQLQNELNQAQAQLGDPNVRAKVDAEKSRFKAQVTALLQNEQQFNQALNSDRTPEAEKKLLRQFKANPKALEEFLAQQSDPVALGGKRLAQIQTQKQQLVNQAKQEALQSSIRMTIRSLLISTAYIFIGWMGLRSLISANKSVQNPS; translated from the coding sequence ATGAAAGCTATCAATAACTCTCCATCTCCTTTTATTGCTCAGACATTGAAACTGGTGGGAATAGTATTAATTTTGTCTTTTCTCCTAGATTTTGTGATTCTGGGTTTTCCGGCGGGAGAGAGAGATACTCTGTGGCAAATTGGTTTTATTACCGCCACCATTGATCGGGGGATTACACCCGTAATTGGCTTGGCTTTTTTGCTTGTAGGTTACTGGTTTGAGCGCCGCAGCGATACTTTGACTCAGCCGCCACTTTGGTTAAGCTTAAAATTTTGGGCGTTATTATTGTCTAGCCTTTTAGGATTGCTATTTTTGGTGATGATTCCTTTACACATCAATAATGTAAATACTGAAAGCGTTAGAGCCGTAGAGCGCATCAATCAAAATTCCCTGCAACAAGAAGCCCAGTTGCAAAACGAACTCAACCAAGCCCAAGCTCAGTTAGGCGATCCCAACGTCCGCGCTAAAGTAGACGCAGAAAAAAGTAGATTTAAAGCCCAAGTTACAGCTTTGCTACAAAACGAACAACAGTTTAATCAAGCCCTCAATAGCGATCGCACTCCTGAAGCAGAGAAAAAATTACTACGCCAATTTAAAGCTAATCCTAAAGCCTTAGAAGAATTTTTGGCACAGCAAAGCGATCCTGTTGCTCTTGGTGGCAAAAGACTAGCCCAAATACAAACCCAAAAACAACAGTTGGTAAACCAAGCAAAACAAGAAGCTTTACAGTCTAGTATTAGAATGACTATCCGCAGCTTGCTAATCTCGACTGCTTATATTTTTATCGGCTGGATGGGCTTAAGAAGTCTAATTAGCGCCAATAAATCGGTACAAAACCCAAGCTGA
- a CDS encoding DUF502 domain-containing protein — protein MLERFKQDLKNDLIAGLLVVIPLATTIWLTITIANWVVNFLTRIPKQLNPFDDMNPILVTLLNLGVGLAVPLLCILVIGLMARNIAGRWLLDVGEDVLEAIPLAGAVYKTLKQLLETLLKDTNGRFRRVILVEYPRKGMWAIAFVTGSMSNEIQAQMVRPVLSVFIPTTPNPATGWYAVVPEDEVINLSMSIEDAFKVVVSGGIVAPNSLVTSLPAANELKIETPHTEKI, from the coding sequence GTGCTCGAACGCTTCAAACAAGACTTAAAAAATGACTTAATTGCCGGGTTATTGGTAGTAATTCCCCTGGCTACTACAATTTGGCTAACGATTACGATCGCCAACTGGGTTGTAAACTTTCTGACGCGGATTCCCAAACAACTAAATCCGTTTGACGATATGAACCCAATTTTAGTCACCTTGCTAAACTTGGGAGTCGGGTTAGCAGTACCGTTACTGTGTATTTTGGTAATCGGTTTAATGGCTCGCAACATCGCGGGGCGGTGGTTGCTAGATGTAGGGGAAGATGTATTAGAAGCAATTCCTTTAGCCGGAGCCGTATATAAAACTTTAAAGCAGTTACTGGAAACTTTACTTAAAGACACTAATGGCAGATTTCGCCGAGTGATTTTAGTAGAGTATCCCAGAAAAGGGATGTGGGCGATCGCTTTTGTAACTGGAAGCATGAGCAATGAAATTCAAGCGCAAATGGTTCGCCCGGTACTGAGCGTATTTATTCCCACTACTCCTAACCCCGCTACGGGATGGTACGCGGTAGTCCCCGAAGACGAAGTAATCAATTTATCAATGTCCATTGAAGATGCTTTTAAAGTAGTAGTATCTGGGGGAATTGTCGCCCCCAATAGTTTAGTCACTTCTTTACCCGCCGCCAACGAGCTAAAAATCGAAACACCCCACACCGAAAAAATTTAG
- the nusB gene encoding transcription antitermination factor NusB, translated as MQTQTPRRIARELALLSLSQRPQSLEKLENQEISDLLLAAIRTLTTEAQDALTNASSELQRSSDRLLASEIRAADVESARVMVSEAVEVTTSAINRLGVALEMPEWIQLANQQEVRSYTISVVGTVSAKVKQIDEILGNALVDWQVHRLAKIDRDILRIAIAEILFLGIPDRIAINEAVDIAKRYSSDEGHKFINGVMRRVTEQLKAPTAPVS; from the coding sequence ATGCAAACCCAAACACCTCGCCGAATTGCCCGCGAACTAGCCCTATTGAGCTTGAGTCAACGCCCACAATCACTAGAAAAGCTAGAAAATCAAGAAATATCAGATTTACTATTAGCCGCTATCCGCACGCTGACAACCGAAGCCCAAGACGCGCTAACAAATGCTTCTTCGGAATTACAACGGAGTAGCGATCGCTTACTTGCTAGCGAAATTCGTGCCGCCGATGTAGAATCAGCGCGGGTGATGGTAAGCGAAGCGGTGGAAGTTACGACAAGCGCCATCAATCGCTTGGGTGTAGCTTTGGAAATGCCAGAATGGATACAACTAGCAAATCAGCAAGAAGTCCGCAGCTATACCATTAGTGTTGTGGGGACAGTCAGCGCCAAAGTCAAGCAAATAGATGAAATACTAGGGAATGCTTTAGTAGATTGGCAAGTACATCGATTAGCTAAAATTGACCGCGATATTCTTAGAATTGCGATCGCCGAAATCTTATTTTTGGGTATACCCGATCGCATTGCCATCAACGAAGCGGTAGACATTGCCAAACGTTACAGCAGCGATGAAGGACATAAGTTTATTAACGGTGTAATGCGCCGCGTTACTGAGCAACTAAAAGCTCCCACCGCTCCAGTTTCTTAA